A stretch of DNA from Halioglobus japonicus:
AAGCGCATGAATTAGAGGAAAAAAGCCCGCGAGTCATATGACGGGCGGGCTAACAGCCGTATGTTTCGGGGCAGAAACATCGGCCAGGGGACGTGTTAGCACGTGCAGGGAGCAACGTGCTAACTAAAAAGTAGTCCGCTCTGGCCAAATAGCAAATTATTCGCTCAAAAAATCATCAGTCAGGGCTTGATAGCCAGGACATCGGTCTTGAGATGGCGCAAAACTTTCTCTGCGGTATTGCCCAACAGCCGCGCCTTCACGCCTTGGCGACCGACGGTACCCATGATGACCAGCTGAGCGCGTGTGGCGGCCGCCTGGCTGGCGATGACCTTCTCGACCGGCCCCTCTTCACCGTAAATTGCTTTTGGGGGATATCGAACTGCGCCGCCAGGGCCTTGATGTGAGGCGCCATAGCTTTCTTGGCGTCGGCCACATAGGTGCCGGGATCAATCAGGTCGAGATCAGCCAGCAGCACCGGAATCTCAATCGCACTGACAATTTCAACCGTGGTATCCATGGCCGATGCCAGCTGCTTTGCCCTGCGCAGGATTTCCTCATTGAGCTTTTTCTTGGCCGGGATCTTGGTATCCAGGTGCAGCGCCGCAAGCACCGGCTTGGTGCGCGACCACTTTTTCTCCGCCAGAATCAGCACCGGCACCGAACATTCACGCAGAAGCTGCCAGTCAGTGGAAGTGTGAGCAATGGTCTCGGGACGTCGCCCGGTTTTAATCATCATGTCGTAACGGCTGCCTTCACAACGTGCAGCGACCCAGCTCGCGACATCTTTCTCCCAGACCACACGCAGCTTTACTTTTTGCCCATTGGCAACACGCTTGTCGATTTCGGTCTGAACTTCTTCGCGACGGTTTTCAATCAGCTGAGCCTTGATTTTGGCCCGCTCTGCCGTTGCCAGTTGCAAGGCTTTGAGGGGCGCATATACAAATGCGACCACTTCGCTGTCCATACCCGTGCGTGCAGCGATATTCAGGCCGCGTGAAGTAGCAATGCCTTTACCTTCGAGGTCGGCGACGATCAGAAGTTTTGCCATCGAATAATCTCATTGTTGTTTTGCCTGAGAGATTATGGGGCTTTGGGGCCTGGTGAACAGTGGCCCAGATCAATAAAGCGATAATTATCGCGGCGCCTGCAGAACCAAAATGAAGGCAGCTGCAGACCAGGTTAGCGAGGTTAGGAAGAGATCACGGGATACCAACTATCATCGACCCGATAGACGAGACCGTCGTGCTGCAAATCGACCAGCACCCGCTCGACGACACCCGCGTGATAGGTTTCAGCGCCATTGGGCGTCCACTGGGCGAGGAAAGCGGCAATATCGCTAGTGGTAGCACCCGCCGCATACGTAAAGCGCACCGCCATGTACACCATGGCTTTCATCATGCGCATGACTTTGTCGGTTATTACAACAATCGGATTCATGCCAACCTCCTGTTTGTTGACATGAACACGATACGTCGCCGAACGCACGCAGAGCATGGCCCGCCACGCCAATAGCATGGCGAGCCGCGTCATTAAGCGCGCGGCTGTACTGAGGCTCTGAAGTCGGCGGGGGCCGTGCCTGTCCAGCGCTTGAATGCGCGCGAGAACGTGCTTGGCTCTGAAAAGCCCAACAGGTAAGCCGTCTCAACAACCGAACGATTGGGCGTGCTGAGATATTTCTGGGCCAGCTGCAGACGCGTGTCCTGCAGCAGATCCATGAAGCTGGTGCCCTCTTCCTTCAACTTGCGCTGTAGCGTTCGATTACTCACGTGCATAGCATCGGCAATCTGCTGCTGGCTTGGCGGCCCATCGGGAAGGTGCTGTACGATTTTGTCGACCACGTCGCGCGATATGGAATGGGCCAGAAAACCATCGAGATAAGCCTGGGCCTGCTCATCGTTCACCCGGGCCAATGCGGGATCTCCCGTCACCAGGGGCTCGAGTATGTCTGACTTGTACCAGGCTACGCTGGTGTGCGGCGCATCGAACTCTACATGCGTGCTCAGTAACGACTCCCAGCGCTCAGGGTTGGCGGGGCGCGGACGCTCCAACTGCACCGAGGCAGGCGGAATAAAATCGCCCAGCGAAAGATGACACATGCGCGCTACGATACCGACACCAAAGTCGCGCACCGCAGGATGATAATTATCGCTGAGCGGAATGGGGCCAAACTCCAGGCGAATATAGTCACCGTCTTCGGAGAGCTTCATATTGGATGCGGTCGTCAGCAACTTGCCGAAGCGCACCAACCGCTTGAGCCCGTCGAGAATCGAATCACTGGCGAGCCAGGCCAGACCAAGACCGTGAAGTACCTGCGCCTGCAACTGCTCGGCAGCCACCAGGCCAAAGGCCTCATCTTCACTCTCTTCAACACAGGCCGCTAATAGCGCATTGAATTCGCGCTGGGGGATACGCCAGTCAGGGTTGGCCAGCTTGGCGCTATCCAGACCCACGCGCTCCATCACCTCCAATGGCGACATACCAATGCGCCGCATCGCCTGCGCCAGCGGCAGCACCATGCTGCCTAAAACAGAGTGTTGTAATGTTGAGTCCTGTTCCATGCGCCCTCCCCTGTGAGCTCTATGCAGACTAATAGAAACCTTGCCCGGGCCCAAGGGGGCATTATACTGTACTTATATACAGCATAGGTGAGCCATGTCGCCCAAACCACGCATCATCGCCAGCCAGAAGAGCGTCCTGTCAGGTCGCGGCACTGCCAGTAATCACCCGCCTCGCTTCCAGCGGCTGACGACACTGTGGGAGGATGGCATTGAGGGCCCCAGCCCGGTCACCGAATGCCGCGCAGTCCAGGCCAGCTCGATTATCTCGCGCAACACTTCGCCTGATATTCCGTTCGAGCAATCGATCAATCCGTACCAGGGCTGCGAGCATGGCTGCATCTATTGCTACGCCCGGCCCACACACGCCTACCACGATCTCTCGCCGGGGCTCGATTTTGAAACGCGCCTGAGTTACAAACAAAACGCGGCAGAGGTTCTGAACAATGAACTGGCCAAGCCGGGTTATCAATGCCGGGGCATTACCCTGGGGGCCAACACCGATCCCTACCAACCGGTGGAGAAACAGCTAAGTATCACCCGTGACATCCTGCAGGTACTGTGGGAGACGCGCCACCCTGTCAGCATTATTACCAAAGGCGCCCTGGTTACTCGAGACATCGACATTCTGGCGCCAATGGCCGCAGAAGGTCTTGCCTCAGTAGCAGTGAGCATTACCACACTCGATGACGATCTCAAGCGCACTCTGGAACCGCGCGCTACCTCTGACCACGCGCGGCTGCGCACAATCGCATCACTGAGCGAAGCTGGCATACCGGTGACGCTGCTGGCCAGCCCGATGATCCCTGGACTCAACGACGCAGAAATGGAACGCATTGTTGCCGCCAGCGCAGAGGCAGGTGCTTCCAGCGCAGCCTATATGCTGTTGCGACTCCCGTTCGAAGTCAGGGATTTGTTCTACGAATGGCTCCATGAACACTACCCCTGAAAGCGGCGCGCATCATTTCACTCCTGCGGCAATGTCGCAGCGGCAAGGATTACGACAGCCGCTTCGGCCACCGTATGCGCGGCCAGGGGACCTACGCGGACCTGTTGTCGCAGCGCTTCAGAATCGCCTGCAAAAAAGCAGGCGTACGGGACGGAGAACGCTGCCGCGGCAGAACAGATTTGTTCACACCACCACAGAAAAAAGGGCGCAATTGCGCCCAGATAGATATGTTCAGCTAAAAACGCTACAGGTTGGAAAACTCGCGGTTGAGTTTGAATTTGCGCGACGTCACATAGGACTCCATGTCTTCGACGCGGCGCAAGGCGGCGTCGAGCCGTTCCCTGGCGCGATTCAATCGTACACTGCTGGATTCAGAGTAACGAAACACTTTGCGCGGCCGGTAATCGTGGTAGCGCTCATCGTATTCCATCTCCACCTCGACCTCGTCATAGTCAGGCTCTTGCCAGCTATAGCTGTCATTGCTGCGTCGGGTTGGCCGCGGTGAAAGCAACACCCAGGCGGCCAGATATATCCACAGCGCCAGCGTACCCGTGAAGATGAATCCGCCAATCCAGATCATCCGCATCACCCAGTGGGCGATATCCCAGTGATCCGCTAGCCCGGCACAAACACCGGCGACTTTGCCGTCGCGGGTATTGCGGTACAGGCCCATGCCCCAGCCGCCGCGCTTGTTACTGTAAAACTTCCTGGCGTGATGGCCGCGGCCTCCACGTCGATCATCGTATCTACGACTCATGAGTTTACCTCCCGGTGCTGCTCTTGACCGCTCGGCTGCCGCCAACCGCCGTGGTCGGCGTCCAGCAGGCGTTCGAGGGTCTCGATGCGGTCCGTTAACTTGTCCACTGTCTCCAGCATCTGTTCAACTGTTTCCCTGTCCTCTGCGGACAATCCCTTCGCCGACCGATTAACACTGCGGTAGTGCATGCTGATCCAGACGGGCGCCACGATCACCATAAATAAGATGGTGGGGACGAACATGAATTGCCAAAATTCCATTAATCATTTCCTTGGGCCGGGCTTCATACGCCCATGCTGCCATTGTTAGGATGTCGAGCCAAATCCGCGGTGGCGATTAGTCCTTGCTGCCGCCACCGATTTCGGACTTCAGACGGCTCAGCTCGTCGTTAATGCGGTCGTCTTCGGCCAGCGCATCAATCTCGGCGGCCAGGTCCGGGGGCACATCGCGGCCAATGTCCATCGACTCGAGCTGGCTCTCGAGGTTGTCCATGCGACGCTCGAAGCCTTCGAAGCGGGCGAAAGCGCTGTCGAGTGCATCGCGATGCATCTGGCGCTTCACCTTGATGCGAGACTCCACAGTTTTGGTGCGCATGGCCAGGGCTTTCTGCTTGGCCTTGGCATCAGACAATTTCTGCTGCAGCTGCGCCACTTCCTGATTCAATTGATCGATGTGCTCGTCAGTGGCTTTCAGCTCGGCCTCAACAGTGGCCACTTCGTCCTCGATAGCGTGCTTCTCCTGCAGTGCTGCACGGGCAAGGTCTTCACGCCCCTTGCTGATGGCCAGCTTGGCCTTCTCTTCCCAGCTGGCGGCCTCTGCCTGAACCTGCTCGAGACGGCGCGCCGCTGCCTTGCGATCCGCGAGGACCCGGGCTGAAGAAGAACGAACCTCTACCAGCGTATCCTCCATCTCCTGGATAATCAGGCGGATCATCTTTTCCGGATCCTCCGCCTGGTCCAACAGCGAGTTCAGGTTGGAATTAATAATGTCTGTCATACGGGAAAATATGCCCATTGCTACGTCTCCTGCTTAAGTAACTCTCAGCCCTTGGCCTGCGACTTCGTCGCTGGCTGGGCAATCCAATAAATCAGTTCAATCACCGCCAGCACCTGAAGAAAGCTCCACAAGGCTGCCGCGGTTCCGGCGAAAGCGGCCGTCATGCCACACAGCACTGCCAGTGCGGTATAGATCACAAACCTTTCACCCCATTTGTTCATTTGCCTGTTCCCTAAGTTAAATGGCGATTTTTTGTATTGCGGAGCAGGTATTACAGAATCCGTGCCAGAATTCGTATCTCTCTGTTTTTATTGGATTTATTATATTTAATGGTCATCCCTACACTCTAAATAAGGCTATTTTGACCTTTTAATAGGGTTCTATTTACCTACACATAAGGTATATTTAACCTATGCAAAGACCTCAGGAAAGTATGATTGGCAATTCAGCAGCCCTCGCGGCCGCCTTGGACCGGGTATCGGTACTCGCACCAATCAATCGGCCGGTGCTGGTCATCGGCGAGCGCGGCACCGGTAAAGAGCTGGCTGCAGACCGCTTGCACTTCCTCTCCGCCCGCTGGGACGCCCCGCTGCTAAAGACCAACTGCGCAGCGATCGCTGACGCGCTGCTGGAGTCCGAACTGTTTGGCCACGAACCCGGCGCCTTTACCGGTGCCACCAAAACTCACCAGGGCCGCTTTGAACGTGCCGAC
This window harbors:
- a CDS encoding universal stress protein; the encoded protein is MAKLLIVADLEGKGIATSRGLNIAARTGMDSEVVAFVYAPLKALQLATAERAKIKAQLIENRREEVQTEIDKRVANGQKVKLRVVWEKDVASWVAARCEGSRYDMMIKTGRRPETIAHTSTDWQLLRECSVPVLILAEKKWSRTKPVLAALHLDTKIPAKKKLNEEILRRAKQLASAMDTTVEIVSAIEIPVLLADLDLIDPGTYVADAKKAMAPHIKALAAQFDIPQKQFTVKRGRSRRSSPARRPPHALSWSSWVPSVAKA
- a CDS encoding PspC domain-containing protein, with product MSRRYDDRRGGRGHHARKFYSNKRGGWGMGLYRNTRDGKVAGVCAGLADHWDIAHWVMRMIWIGGFIFTGTLALWIYLAAWVLLSPRPTRRSNDSYSWQEPDYDEVEVEMEYDERYHDYRPRKVFRYSESSSVRLNRARERLDAALRRVEDMESYVTSRKFKLNREFSNL
- the pspB gene encoding envelope stress response membrane protein PspB encodes the protein MEFWQFMFVPTILFMVIVAPVWISMHYRSVNRSAKGLSAEDRETVEQMLETVDKLTDRIETLERLLDADHGGWRQPSGQEQHREVNS
- the pspA gene encoding phage shock protein PspA; translated protein: MGIFSRMTDIINSNLNSLLDQAEDPEKMIRLIIQEMEDTLVEVRSSSARVLADRKAAARRLEQVQAEAASWEEKAKLAISKGREDLARAALQEKHAIEDEVATVEAELKATDEHIDQLNQEVAQLQQKLSDAKAKQKALAMRTKTVESRIKVKRQMHRDALDSAFARFEGFERRMDNLESQLESMDIGRDVPPDLAAEIDALAEDDRINDELSRLKSEIGGGSKD
- a CDS encoding universal stress protein, with protein sequence MASQAAATRAQLVIMGTVGRQGVKARLLGNTAEKVLRHLKTDVLAIKP
- a CDS encoding AraC family transcriptional regulator — encoded protein: MEQDSTLQHSVLGSMVLPLAQAMRRIGMSPLEVMERVGLDSAKLANPDWRIPQREFNALLAACVEESEDEAFGLVAAEQLQAQVLHGLGLAWLASDSILDGLKRLVRFGKLLTTASNMKLSEDGDYIRLEFGPIPLSDNYHPAVRDFGVGIVARMCHLSLGDFIPPASVQLERPRPANPERWESLLSTHVEFDAPHTSVAWYKSDILEPLVTGDPALARVNDEQAQAYLDGFLAHSISRDVVDKIVQHLPDGPPSQQQIADAMHVSNRTLQRKLKEEGTSFMDLLQDTRLQLAQKYLSTPNRSVVETAYLLGFSEPSTFSRAFKRWTGTAPADFRASVQPRA
- a CDS encoding PA0069 family radical SAM protein, which gives rise to MSPKPRIIASQKSVLSGRGTASNHPPRFQRLTTLWEDGIEGPSPVTECRAVQASSIISRNTSPDIPFEQSINPYQGCEHGCIYCYARPTHAYHDLSPGLDFETRLSYKQNAAEVLNNELAKPGYQCRGITLGANTDPYQPVEKQLSITRDILQVLWETRHPVSIITKGALVTRDIDILAPMAAEGLASVAVSITTLDDDLKRTLEPRATSDHARLRTIASLSEAGIPVTLLASPMIPGLNDAEMERIVAASAEAGASSAAYMLLRLPFEVRDLFYEWLHEHYP